Proteins encoded within one genomic window of Mycolicibacterium aubagnense:
- a CDS encoding iron reductase, whose translation MTAAVFDPLIAAMDIRRVLPLHESSRRLRELCPSDPRVYGVAVMHDISRRRWWPLVEAVTGERLQVMYDTAVADTGNESVAAQQVAAMLTHVVIGRVVPLLALEARAWDPGLENLWVHLDSEGGIDWVGVVDPTLRVLPDDPVFGGRAARATRRRGDGVVAFPGEEALATWLAHRCHRALNPLFAKLFEVSGGVLTVSAMWHIVGTTVVAAATQVPMLAGVGEADGMRRAQRVLDTLVGFGAPVRGLDRMNLARAC comes from the coding sequence ATGACTGCCGCAGTGTTCGACCCCTTGATCGCCGCGATGGACATCCGCCGGGTGCTTCCGTTGCACGAGTCGAGTCGGCGCCTGCGCGAGTTGTGTCCAAGCGATCCCCGGGTCTACGGCGTCGCCGTCATGCATGACATCTCGCGTCGCCGTTGGTGGCCGCTCGTCGAAGCTGTGACGGGCGAGCGGCTGCAGGTGATGTACGACACCGCAGTGGCGGACACCGGCAACGAATCGGTCGCCGCCCAGCAGGTGGCCGCGATGCTGACGCATGTCGTGATCGGTCGCGTGGTGCCGTTACTGGCGCTGGAGGCGCGCGCCTGGGATCCGGGCCTGGAGAACCTGTGGGTCCACCTCGACTCTGAGGGTGGCATCGATTGGGTCGGCGTCGTGGACCCGACCCTGCGGGTGCTGCCCGATGATCCGGTGTTCGGTGGCCGAGCGGCGCGGGCGACCCGCCGACGGGGTGACGGTGTGGTTGCCTTCCCTGGTGAGGAGGCGCTCGCGACCTGGCTGGCTCATCGGTGCCACCGTGCGCTGAATCCACTGTTCGCGAAGCTGTTCGAGGTGAGCGGTGGTGTCCTGACGGTGTCGGCGATGTGGCACATCGTGGGCACCACGGTGGTGGCGGCCGCGACCCAGGTTCCGATGCTGGCCGGCGTCGGCGAGGCCGACGGTATGCGTCGGGCGCAGCGGGTGCTGGACACTCTCGTCGGCTTCGGCGCACCGGTGCGCGGACTCGATCGGATGAACCTGGCACGGGCTTGCTAA
- a CDS encoding hemolysin family protein gives MTTALTIASLAAFILLTFGTAVFVAAEFSLTALERSTVDANARDGGSRDRIIRTAHRNLSFQLSGAQIGISITTLITGYLAEPVVARLLRGPLQAAGLPERFTDPLALTLALLIATSVSMVFGELVPKNLAVARPLPTARATVPLQWFFSLVFAPVIKLTNGTANWVLRRLGVEPAEELRSARSARELLALVRNSAENGSLDPQTAELIDRSLQFGGRTAEELMTPRSMIESLEVTDTVADLIETAIRTGFSRFPIVAGDLDETVGIVHVKQVFGIPVELRASTRLAQLARPVPTVPSTLDGDAVMTQIRANGVQTALVVDEYGGTAGMVTVEDLIEEIVGDVRDEHDDATPDVVEVRDGWLVSGLMRIDEVDTETPFRAPEGDYETIGGLVLKELGHIPDVGDTVVLTEFDPDNPELDPVRWKATVIRMDGRRIDQLELTQLGSGQSEARDE, from the coding sequence ATGACCACCGCGCTCACCATCGCGAGCCTGGCCGCGTTCATCCTGCTGACCTTCGGAACGGCGGTCTTCGTCGCCGCCGAGTTTTCGCTGACCGCGCTGGAACGCAGCACGGTCGACGCCAACGCCCGTGACGGCGGCAGTCGCGACCGCATCATCCGCACCGCGCACCGCAATCTGTCCTTCCAGTTGTCCGGCGCCCAGATCGGCATCTCGATCACCACGCTGATCACCGGTTACCTGGCCGAACCCGTGGTGGCGCGGCTCCTACGCGGCCCGTTGCAGGCCGCGGGCCTACCCGAACGGTTCACCGATCCGCTGGCCTTGACCCTCGCTCTGCTGATCGCCACCTCCGTGTCGATGGTGTTCGGCGAGCTGGTACCCAAGAACCTCGCCGTGGCGCGGCCGCTGCCGACCGCGCGTGCCACCGTGCCGCTTCAGTGGTTCTTCTCCCTGGTGTTCGCCCCGGTGATCAAGCTGACCAACGGCACCGCCAACTGGGTCCTGCGCCGGCTGGGGGTCGAGCCCGCCGAGGAACTCCGCTCGGCCCGGTCGGCGCGGGAACTGCTGGCGCTGGTACGCAATTCCGCGGAAAACGGGTCGCTGGACCCGCAGACCGCCGAATTGATCGACCGCTCCCTGCAGTTCGGCGGCCGCACCGCCGAGGAGCTGATGACGCCGCGGTCCATGATCGAGTCGCTGGAGGTCACCGACACCGTCGCCGACCTCATCGAGACGGCCATCCGCACCGGCTTCTCACGCTTTCCGATCGTCGCCGGCGACCTCGACGAGACAGTCGGCATCGTGCACGTCAAACAGGTCTTCGGGATCCCTGTCGAGTTGCGGGCCAGCACTCGGCTGGCACAACTGGCGCGGCCCGTCCCGACGGTGCCGTCGACCCTCGACGGCGACGCGGTGATGACCCAGATCCGGGCCAACGGTGTCCAGACCGCCCTCGTGGTCGACGAATACGGCGGCACCGCCGGCATGGTCACCGTCGAGGACCTCATCGAAGAGATCGTCGGCGACGTCCGCGATGAACACGACGACGCCACCCCCGACGTGGTCGAGGTGCGCGACGGCTGGCTCGTGTCCGGTCTGATGCGGATCGACGAGGTGGACACCGAAACCCCGTTCCGTGCACCCGAAGGCGACTACGAGACCATCGGCGGCCTGGTGCTCAAGGAGCTCGGCCACATCCCGGACGTCGGCGACACCGTCGTGCTGACCGAGTTCGACCCGGACAACCCCGAGCTGGACCCCGTGCGCTGGAAGGCCACCGTGATCCGGATGGACGGCCGGCGCATCGACCAGCTCGAGCTCACCCAGCTGGGCTCGGGCCAGTCGGAGGCCCGCGATGAATGA
- a CDS encoding 3-methyladenine DNA glycosylase, translating to MSETVGAPPAILDESDWAPREQRYLDRVDAFLAPHERRMRAGEPHPVWDFLFTYYSLKPRQLRRWHPGFGRALTGAGALRFTNRTGYGCRGGAVTVTDDYLAGRRETVAFVADLLAATASRPARLNCFGLHEWAMVYRAPEVRHAQVPLRLSARDTDAVVESMTLRCTHFDAYRFFTAAAVPRNADALSRHAQSATEQPGCVHANMDLYKWSYKLGPLLESNHLMDCLDLAADARVLDMQASPYDLSEYGIEPITVEDPGGRAEYVRRQQDIANLAGPLRESLLSACLTLLQHDTDGGMP from the coding sequence GTGTCTGAGACGGTGGGTGCGCCGCCCGCGATCCTGGACGAGAGCGACTGGGCACCGCGCGAACAGCGCTACCTGGACCGCGTCGACGCCTTCCTGGCGCCGCATGAGCGACGGATGCGGGCCGGCGAACCGCACCCGGTGTGGGACTTCCTGTTCACCTACTACAGCCTCAAGCCGCGTCAGCTGCGGCGCTGGCATCCGGGTTTCGGCCGCGCCCTGACTGGAGCCGGCGCGCTGCGGTTCACCAACCGGACCGGTTACGGCTGCCGCGGCGGCGCCGTCACCGTGACGGACGATTACCTGGCCGGCCGCCGGGAGACGGTCGCGTTCGTCGCCGACCTGTTGGCTGCGACGGCGAGCCGCCCGGCCCGGCTGAACTGTTTCGGCCTGCACGAATGGGCCATGGTGTATCGCGCTCCCGAGGTCCGGCACGCCCAGGTGCCGCTTCGCCTGAGCGCCCGGGACACCGACGCGGTCGTGGAGTCGATGACGCTGCGGTGCACGCATTTCGATGCCTACCGGTTCTTCACGGCGGCGGCCGTACCGCGCAACGCAGACGCCCTGAGCCGACACGCCCAGTCGGCCACCGAGCAGCCGGGTTGTGTGCACGCAAACATGGACTTGTACAAATGGAGTTACAAGCTCGGACCTTTGCTGGAGTCGAATCATTTGATGGATTGCCTTGACCTCGCGGCGGACGCACGCGTCCTCGACATGCAGGCCAGCCCGTACGACCTCAGTGAATACGGCATCGAGCCGATCACCGTCGAGGACCCCGGGGGCCGTGCCGAGTATGTTCGCCGCCAGCAGGACATCGCCAATCTCGCCGGGCCGCTGCGTGAATCGCTGCTGTCCGCGTGCCTGACGTTGCTGCAACACGACACCGATGGAGGCATGCCGTGA
- a CDS encoding GuaB1 family IMP dehydrogenase-related protein — protein sequence MQFLDGHQPPYDLTYNDVFVVPGRSELTSRFDVDLATTDGTGTTIPIVVANMTAVAGRRMAETVARRGGIVVLPQDLPMDAVRNTVDFVKSRDLVVDTPVVLAPDDSVSDALALLHKRAHGAAVVLEQGRPLGLVTEAGCAGVDRFARVRDVASTDFVSAPAGTEPRKVFDLLEHSATGVAVLTGADGSLAGVLTRTGAIRAGIYTPAVDAQGRLRIAAAVGINGDVAAKARALAEAGVDVLVIDTAHGHQSRMLDALSAVAALGLGLPLAAGNVVSGAGTRDLLNAGASIVKVGVGPGAMCTTRMMTGVGRPQFSAVVECAAAARELGGHVWADGGVRHPRDVALALAAGASNVMIGSWFAGTYESPGDLLIDREGRVYKESFGMASKRAVAARTVGDGAFDRARKALFEEGISSSKMELDPVRGGVEDLLDHITAGVRSTCTYVGAANLAELHEKVVLGVQSAAGFAEGHPLPTGW from the coding sequence GTGCAGTTTCTCGACGGCCACCAGCCTCCTTACGACCTGACCTACAACGACGTCTTCGTCGTCCCGGGGCGCTCAGAACTGACCTCCCGCTTCGACGTCGACCTCGCCACCACCGACGGCACGGGCACCACCATCCCCATCGTCGTGGCGAACATGACGGCGGTCGCCGGCCGCCGGATGGCCGAGACCGTGGCGCGCCGCGGCGGCATCGTGGTGCTGCCGCAGGACCTGCCCATGGACGCGGTCCGCAATACCGTCGACTTCGTGAAGAGCCGCGACCTGGTGGTCGACACCCCGGTGGTGCTGGCCCCCGACGACTCGGTCTCCGATGCCCTCGCCCTGCTGCACAAGCGGGCCCATGGCGCCGCCGTGGTTCTCGAGCAGGGGCGCCCGCTCGGCCTGGTCACCGAGGCCGGCTGTGCCGGTGTGGACCGGTTCGCGCGCGTCCGTGACGTCGCATCCACCGATTTCGTCTCCGCACCGGCAGGTACCGAGCCGCGCAAGGTGTTCGACCTGTTGGAGCACTCCGCGACCGGCGTCGCGGTCCTGACGGGCGCCGACGGTTCACTCGCCGGCGTGCTGACCCGCACCGGAGCCATCCGTGCGGGTATCTACACACCCGCGGTGGACGCGCAGGGCCGGCTCCGGATCGCGGCCGCGGTCGGCATCAACGGTGACGTCGCCGCCAAGGCCCGGGCGCTGGCCGAAGCGGGGGTCGACGTCCTGGTCATCGACACCGCCCACGGGCACCAGTCCAGGATGCTCGACGCACTGTCCGCGGTGGCCGCGCTGGGCCTCGGCCTGCCGCTGGCTGCCGGCAACGTGGTGTCGGGCGCCGGCACCCGGGACCTGCTCAACGCAGGTGCCTCCATCGTCAAGGTGGGCGTCGGCCCCGGCGCCATGTGCACCACGCGCATGATGACCGGGGTGGGCCGCCCACAGTTCTCCGCCGTCGTCGAATGTGCAGCGGCAGCAAGGGAACTCGGTGGCCACGTCTGGGCCGACGGTGGTGTGCGGCACCCACGGGACGTGGCACTGGCCCTTGCCGCGGGCGCCTCGAACGTCATGATCGGCTCGTGGTTCGCCGGCACGTACGAGTCGCCCGGCGACCTGCTGATCGACCGCGAGGGCCGCGTCTACAAGGAGAGCTTCGGCATGGCGTCCAAGCGCGCGGTGGCTGCCCGCACAGTAGGCGACGGTGCCTTCGACCGGGCCCGCAAGGCCCTGTTCGAGGAGGGCATCTCGTCGTCGAAGATGGAGCTGGACCCCGTGCGTGGCGGGGTCGAGGATCTGCTGGACCACATCACCGCGGGTGTCCGCAGCACCTGCACCTACGTCGGCGCGGCAAACCTGGCCGAGCTGCACGAGAAGGTGGTGCTCGGGGTCCAGTCGGCCGCGGGATTCGCCGAAGGACACCCGCTGCCGACCGGTTGGTGA
- the gndA gene encoding NADP-dependent phosphogluconate dehydrogenase, with the protein MSSSGNPESTTATAQIGVTGLAVMGSNIARNFARHGYTVALHNRSVAKTDALIAEHGTEGTFVRSETIAEFLDALQKPRRVLIMVKAGDPTDAVINELADAMEPGDIIIDGGNALYTDTIRREKAIRERGLHFVGAGISGGEEGALNGPSIMPGGPAESYTSLGPLLEEISAHVDGVPCCTHIGPDGAGHFVKMVHNGIEYSDMQLIGEAYQLLRDGLGMTAGQIADVFAEWNKGDLDSYLVEITAEVLRQVDATTGTPLVDVIVDEAEQKGTGRWTVKSALDLGIPITGIAEAVFARALSGSVPQRRATVGMASGTLGDKPSDATTFIEDVRQALYASKIVAYAQGFNQIEAGSAEYGWNVTPGDLATIWRGGCIIRAKFLNRIKDAFDAEPELATLLAAPYFRTAVESAIDSWRRVVVTATELGIPIPGFASSLSYYDALRTERLPAALTQGLRDFFGAHTYGRTDAPEGKKFHTLWSGDRTEVEA; encoded by the coding sequence GTGAGCTCGTCGGGAAACCCGGAATCAACGACCGCTACCGCCCAGATCGGGGTAACCGGCCTGGCCGTGATGGGCTCCAACATCGCCCGTAACTTCGCCCGGCACGGCTACACCGTCGCCCTGCACAACCGCTCGGTCGCCAAGACCGACGCCCTGATCGCCGAACACGGCACCGAGGGCACCTTCGTGCGCAGCGAGACCATCGCCGAATTCCTCGACGCCCTGCAAAAGCCGCGCCGGGTGCTGATCATGGTCAAAGCCGGCGACCCCACCGACGCCGTCATCAACGAACTCGCCGACGCCATGGAACCCGGCGACATCATCATCGACGGCGGCAACGCCCTCTACACCGACACCATCCGCCGCGAGAAAGCCATCCGCGAACGCGGCCTGCACTTCGTCGGCGCCGGCATCTCCGGCGGCGAAGAAGGCGCCCTCAACGGCCCCTCCATCATGCCCGGCGGGCCCGCCGAGTCCTACACCTCACTCGGCCCGCTGCTCGAAGAAATCTCCGCCCACGTCGACGGCGTGCCCTGCTGCACCCACATCGGCCCCGACGGCGCCGGCCACTTCGTCAAGATGGTGCACAACGGCATCGAATACTCCGACATGCAACTCATCGGCGAGGCCTACCAACTCCTGCGCGACGGCCTCGGCATGACCGCCGGGCAGATCGCCGACGTGTTCGCCGAATGGAACAAAGGCGACCTGGACAGCTACCTGGTCGAGATCACCGCCGAGGTGCTGCGCCAGGTCGACGCCACCACCGGCACGCCGCTGGTCGACGTCATCGTCGACGAAGCCGAGCAGAAAGGCACCGGCCGCTGGACCGTCAAATCCGCCCTCGACCTGGGCATCCCCATCACCGGCATCGCCGAAGCCGTGTTCGCCCGCGCCCTGTCCGGCTCGGTGCCCCAGCGCCGCGCCACCGTCGGCATGGCCTCGGGCACCCTCGGCGACAAACCCAGCGACGCCACCACGTTCATCGAAGACGTGCGCCAAGCCCTGTACGCCTCCAAAATCGTCGCCTACGCGCAAGGGTTCAACCAGATCGAGGCCGGCAGCGCCGAATACGGCTGGAACGTCACCCCCGGTGACCTGGCCACCATCTGGCGCGGCGGCTGCATCATCCGCGCCAAGTTCCTCAACCGGATCAAAGACGCCTTCGACGCCGAACCCGAACTCGCCACCCTGCTGGCCGCACCCTACTTCCGCACCGCCGTCGAATCAGCCATCGACAGCTGGCGCCGCGTCGTGGTCACCGCCACCGAACTCGGCATCCCCATCCCCGGCTTCGCCTCGTCGCTGTCCTACTACGACGCCCTGCGCACCGAACGACTCCCCGCCGCCCTGACCCAAGGCCTGCGCGACTTCTTCGGCGCCCACACCTACGGCCGCACCGACGCCCCCGAAGGCAAAAAATTCCACACCCTCTGGAGCGGCGACCGCACCGAGGTCGAGGCGTAG
- a CDS encoding lipase: MTAGTALRAAAAALAAVVSIAGCSGDRSDRSTQRSGQVLPGDYSGAGPGTLVAAQPLTTVDPELAGLTAISARITYVSTSGINDSHPKVTGSVFLPKGKPPDGGWRIIALANPGSGIQSDCAPSSSPGLLGLLPTVRLMVGAGYLVAITDYQGIGLDETYHPYLDSTTEGFNLIDLARATRKLVSAASTNWIAVGTGQGGQAAWAAAELATDYGGGLRPQGAVALAPTAALEWLADASAAGSLNRDQQLMLQQYLAVMPQAYPGFPIEDYRRGAARDHWATLSACRGPAVADRTGVLDSLGPHDLGPTTPAATDALRGYLRKATLPQAPAAAPMLITPGPPDGLVPPDQTAAAVERACAMGDVIDYVQPDEADALGWITDRFNGTPAPNNCAGATPPTPTPTSSASAKSDDSEARHSSPDTEDVTSPAVPPAPDTEQPASHHEPPPPPPPPPAADPGDAG, from the coding sequence GTGACAGCCGGGACCGCGCTTCGGGCCGCCGCCGCCGCCCTGGCGGCCGTGGTGAGCATCGCCGGCTGCTCCGGCGACCGGTCCGATCGCAGCACGCAGCGCAGCGGTCAGGTGTTGCCGGGCGACTACAGCGGCGCCGGGCCCGGCACGCTCGTCGCCGCGCAGCCCCTGACCACCGTCGACCCCGAGTTGGCCGGGCTGACCGCGATCTCGGCGCGCATCACCTACGTCTCCACGTCGGGCATCAACGACAGTCACCCGAAGGTGACGGGCTCGGTATTCCTGCCCAAGGGCAAGCCGCCCGACGGCGGCTGGCGCATCATCGCGCTGGCCAACCCGGGTAGCGGCATCCAGTCCGACTGTGCCCCGTCGTCGTCGCCCGGCCTGCTGGGCCTGCTGCCGACAGTGCGGCTCATGGTCGGCGCCGGCTACCTGGTGGCGATCACCGACTACCAGGGCATCGGGCTCGACGAGACCTACCACCCGTATCTGGATTCCACGACCGAGGGCTTCAACCTGATCGATCTCGCCCGGGCAACGCGCAAGCTGGTCTCCGCCGCGTCCACGAACTGGATCGCGGTGGGGACCGGACAGGGTGGTCAGGCGGCCTGGGCGGCCGCCGAGCTGGCCACGGACTATGGCGGCGGCTTGCGACCGCAAGGGGCGGTCGCCCTGGCTCCGACCGCGGCGCTCGAATGGCTGGCCGACGCCTCCGCTGCCGGGAGCCTGAACCGCGACCAGCAGCTCATGTTGCAGCAGTACCTGGCCGTCATGCCACAGGCCTACCCCGGCTTCCCCATCGAGGACTACCGGCGCGGCGCGGCCCGCGACCACTGGGCCACGCTGTCTGCCTGCCGGGGCCCGGCAGTTGCCGACCGGACCGGCGTGCTGGACTCGCTGGGCCCGCACGACCTGGGCCCGACGACGCCGGCCGCCACCGACGCGCTGCGCGGTTACCTGCGTAAGGCGACCTTGCCGCAGGCTCCGGCAGCCGCGCCGATGCTCATCACGCCCGGCCCGCCCGACGGCCTGGTGCCGCCGGATCAGACCGCCGCGGCCGTTGAGCGGGCCTGCGCCATGGGTGACGTGATCGACTACGTCCAGCCCGACGAGGCCGACGCCCTGGGCTGGATCACCGACCGGTTCAACGGCACCCCGGCACCCAACAACTGCGCCGGCGCGACCCCGCCGACGCCGACGCCGACCTCGAGCGCCAGCGCGAAAAGCGACGATTCCGAGGCCCGGCATTCGAGCCCGGACACCGAAGACGTGACCTCGCCCGCCGTACCGCCCGCGCCCGACACCGAGCAGCCGGCCTCCCATCACGAGCCGCCCCCGCCCCCGCCCCCGCCGCCGGCGGCGGACCCCGGAGACGCCGGATGA
- a CDS encoding hemolysin family protein, which produces MNDVLGILLTMVLLGANAFFVSAEFALISARRDRLQALAEQGKRSAVTVLRAGERLSMMLAGAQLGITICSILLGRIGEPAVAHLLREPFDALGVPDTVLHTAAFAVALVIVVTMHVLLGEMVPKNIAIAGPEKAAMLLIPPYLVYMSFARPFVIFYNWCANSTLRLLGVEPKDELDVTVSSVELSEMLTESLSEGLLDAEEHVRLTRALDIRTRTVKDVAIPLQDIRAVPIAAPGTGPTVGAVAEALRDTGYSRFPVTDGHSAYLGYLHIKDVLPCMDDNDAVLDRSMVRPLPMVASTLPVADALSWLRRNNSHLSLVTTDGYVTAMVALEDLVEDLVGVVRDGTHRV; this is translated from the coding sequence ATGAATGACGTCCTCGGGATCCTGCTGACCATGGTGCTGCTGGGTGCCAACGCGTTCTTCGTCAGTGCCGAGTTCGCGCTGATCTCGGCGCGGCGCGACCGGCTGCAGGCGCTGGCAGAACAGGGCAAGCGCAGCGCCGTCACCGTCCTGCGCGCCGGTGAGCGGCTGTCGATGATGCTGGCCGGCGCTCAGCTCGGCATCACCATCTGCTCGATCCTGCTGGGCCGCATCGGCGAACCGGCCGTCGCACATCTGCTCCGTGAACCCTTCGATGCGCTCGGCGTGCCCGACACCGTGCTGCACACCGCGGCTTTCGCCGTCGCCTTGGTCATCGTGGTGACGATGCACGTGCTGCTGGGCGAGATGGTGCCGAAGAACATCGCCATCGCCGGGCCGGAGAAGGCCGCGATGCTGCTGATCCCGCCGTACCTGGTCTACATGAGCTTCGCCCGGCCGTTCGTCATCTTCTACAACTGGTGCGCCAACAGCACGCTGCGGCTGCTCGGGGTGGAACCGAAGGACGAACTCGATGTCACGGTGTCGTCGGTCGAACTGTCCGAGATGCTGACCGAGTCCCTGTCGGAGGGGTTGCTCGACGCGGAGGAACACGTGCGGCTGACCCGCGCGCTGGACATCCGGACCCGGACGGTCAAGGACGTCGCGATACCGCTGCAGGACATCCGCGCGGTGCCCATCGCCGCGCCAGGTACCGGTCCCACGGTGGGTGCGGTGGCCGAGGCATTGCGCGACACCGGCTACTCCCGGTTTCCGGTCACCGACGGGCACAGCGCCTACCTCGGCTACCTGCACATCAAGGATGTGCTGCCGTGCATGGACGACAACGACGCCGTCCTGGACCGGTCTATGGTGCGCCCGCTGCCCATGGTCGCCTCGACGCTGCCGGTCGCCGACGCGCTGTCGTGGCTGCGCCGCAACAACAGTCACCTGTCGCTGGTGACCACCGATGGTTACGTCACCGCGATGGTGGCGCTGGAGGACCTCGTGGAAGACCTGGTCGGCGTGGTGCGTGACGGCACCCACCGTGTCTGA
- a CDS encoding M56 family metallopeptidase, with the protein MSALAFSLVALLLVGPVPALLARASWPQRAPRAAIVLWQSIAIAAVLSAFSAGIAVASRLFAPGPDGRPTTTATSEISVMGWPVWITHVAVFALTLVVGARLAIAFVQVAIATRRRRAHHRMIVDLLDCSRDATPAPQARHLIGHGLRILDVQQPLAYCLPGVRSRVVLSEGALKHLHDSEIAAILSHEHAHLRARHDLVLEMFIAVHAAFPRFVRSASALDAVRLLIELLADDAAVRAAGPTPLARALVACASGRAPKGALAAGGPTTILRVQRLAGEPNSNWLAAAAYLAAASVLVVPTVAVAVPWLTELHRLFFS; encoded by the coding sequence GTGTCCGCCCTGGCCTTCTCGCTCGTCGCGCTACTGCTGGTCGGGCCGGTACCCGCCTTGCTGGCGCGCGCATCGTGGCCACAGCGGGCCCCCCGGGCCGCGATCGTGTTGTGGCAGTCCATCGCCATCGCCGCGGTGCTCTCCGCCTTCAGCGCCGGCATCGCCGTCGCCAGCAGGCTTTTCGCCCCCGGCCCCGACGGCCGGCCGACCACCACCGCAACCAGCGAGATCAGCGTCATGGGCTGGCCGGTCTGGATCACGCACGTCGCGGTCTTCGCGCTGACCCTGGTCGTCGGCGCCCGGCTGGCCATCGCCTTCGTCCAGGTCGCCATCGCGACGCGACGCCGGCGCGCACACCACCGCATGATCGTCGACCTGCTCGACTGTTCCCGGGACGCCACGCCCGCCCCGCAGGCCCGCCACCTGATCGGCCACGGCCTGCGCATCCTCGACGTGCAACAGCCTCTCGCCTACTGCCTGCCCGGCGTCCGCAGCCGCGTGGTGCTCAGTGAAGGGGCACTCAAGCACCTGCACGACAGCGAGATCGCCGCGATCCTCAGCCACGAACACGCACACCTGCGCGCCCGGCACGACCTGGTGCTCGAGATGTTCATCGCCGTCCACGCCGCCTTCCCCCGCTTCGTCCGGAGCGCCAGCGCCCTCGACGCAGTCCGGCTGCTGATCGAACTGCTCGCCGATGATGCGGCGGTGCGAGCGGCGGGTCCGACGCCGCTGGCCCGCGCCCTGGTGGCCTGCGCGTCCGGGCGGGCGCCGAAGGGGGCACTCGCTGCCGGCGGTCCCACGACCATCCTGCGGGTACAGCGCCTGGCCGGCGAACCCAACAGCAATTGGCTGGCCGCGGCCGCCTACCTGGCCGCCGCCTCCGTCCTGGTCGTCCCGACCGTCGCAGTGGCTGTGCCCTGGCTCACTGAGTTGCACCGGTTGTTCTTCTCGTAG
- a CDS encoding BlaI/MecI/CopY family transcriptional regulator, translated as MAKLTRLGELEREVMDHLWSSREPQTVRQVHEALATRRDLAYTTIMTVLQRLAKKNLVVQHRDDRAHRYAPTHGRDELVAGLMVDALDQASDSGSRVAALVHFVERVGVDEADALRRALDELEAKHRIPPATGNSGTD; from the coding sequence ATGGCGAAATTGACGCGACTGGGTGAGCTGGAGCGCGAAGTGATGGACCACCTGTGGTCCTCGCGCGAGCCGCAGACCGTGCGTCAGGTGCATGAAGCTCTCGCGACGCGCCGGGATCTGGCCTACACCACGATCATGACGGTGCTGCAGCGCCTGGCGAAGAAGAATCTCGTTGTCCAGCACCGCGACGACCGCGCGCACCGCTACGCACCGACCCATGGTCGTGACGAGCTGGTCGCCGGGCTGATGGTCGATGCCCTTGACCAGGCCTCGGACTCCGGTAGCCGGGTCGCGGCGCTGGTTCATTTCGTCGAACGCGTCGGCGTCGACGAGGCCGACGCGCTGCGCCGCGCCCTCGATGAACTGGAAGCCAAGCATCGAATCCCGCCGGCGACTGGCAATTCCGGCACCGACTGA